The Leptodactylus fuscus isolate aLepFus1 chromosome 1, aLepFus1.hap2, whole genome shotgun sequence nucleotide sequence AAGCAATAGCAATCCGCAATCACTACTCTGACACAGGGTGCTTGAGTAGGGGCCTGTAACCAAAGCGACAAGCAAGGACTaggtggtggagggggggggggttaaatagCACTGTCAGTAGGAAGGGGAGGGGCCAGAATCCAGAAGCCCGCCCCTCGCAAACACACTACAAAAACGGTGTCCCTACCCCGCCCCCGTTGTAGTCTTAGGGTGGGGGGGGATATACTCTACTGTCCAACTAGGGGACCGCTGAAACTCAAATGATCCCGGCCGCTGCCTACTTCGGGCCGCGACCTACCGCGCATGCGCGGCCGAACTGGAAATGGCTGCCCGCTAGGGCCGCCGCCGGAACCCCGGCCGCGACAGAAAGGTTCTGTCCAGCGGCCGGCACCACTCAGGTTCAGGAGCCGGCAGCAGGGACAGCGCGGGACAAGGAAGAAAAAAGCAAAAAGGAGCCGAAGGTAAAAATccaggggggggagagggagccccgacccctgtaagaggccagaacacctctccccctaccacctgtcctgtcccacaggacagaaaaaaacacaagggggagttggtcttctggcctcttatagaagtcaaagctgttaggtaattaaaaattccacctgtcctaacagctcatagcggcaggaataccccagttgtgctgctgttgggcgtagggggaaagcaggagtatggacttgacatcgatgtgaacgaggcaaatttcttcctcaccggctgtcagtcctcgtgaagggaaagaatttaccagaattatatagcagattgtttcaggtagcggaaaaataatcctcctgctcgatcttcaggcagattccacctcagagcgctatggaaataaatgggaggtggaaaatcccgcctggccagtaaggaatctgatggagattcgggggctgatttggtaaagcggaaaaattcctcttctgaattcctgaagcagcttctacaaatgtcactgtgtaaacctcaccttagaccccaatcacactatggaatccggactagaaaatctgatctgtacatcagtcacatttcccagcccgaactctgtccacacaccaggactccccgtatcttagtgatctatgacggtaggagtccctgcttccttgtgactccacagaccctactacatactgtatgggacagcagatccgcggtgagttcaggctgggaaatccagcagatgtggtttggattctattgtgtgtatggggtgtaatacagtaagatttatggcattcTAAAGTAAGCTAACTGAGCAAAAAATTTGTCACCCTAATGCACAAGCACAGATGAATTGTTAAGCCTGTACAGATGGGGCAGCGGTCGAGTCACGTGCTCAACTGCGTGCGCACTACCTTTACGTGATCATAAGGCAATAGTGATCAGTTAGACAGTTTGTTTCAAGCAGTAATTGTACGTAAACATGGGTAAATGTAAGGATGTGACAGTTGCAAAAAGGGGGAAACGTCGTTCCCAACCTGTTAGCGAGCGAACTTTGCAACAGAAACTGCATGCATTGAACATTTGGAGACGTTCACCTCAATAGAGGCCATTGATCACACAAGCACATGAAGCTGCACATCTTCAATGGGCTAGAAATATCCAAACATGGACAGTAGCTGACTGGCGGACTGTTATGTGGTCTGACAACCAGGCAGGCAgtggcagctcagtggggaatatacatATATGGTTATGGTAttcaataatattaatatttcttttcttcttgtcagatgactgtaccaggagctcagagggacatctgacatctacagattataaagcagaggatcatggtatccaACAAGAtgcatatgaagaacatgtcattaccccagatataccctcagccgttcagaagaaagatctttcttctaattcatcacagtctgttaagcaaaatgAAAGTTGCAGAAGAGGTGTTATATATCAGAGAACTGACACAGGGGAGAAGAtctattcatgcccagaatgtgggaaatgttttcttcagaaaacaaattttattaaacatcagagaattcacacaggggagaagcgatattcatgtccagactgtgggaaatgttttcttCAGAAAGCAAAttttgttagacatcagagaattcacacaggggagaagccatattcatgcccagaatgtgggaaatgttttattcagaaatcgcatcttgttgaacatcaaaagattcacacaggggagaagccatattcatgcccagattgtgggaaatgtttcatatctaaatcatatcttgttaaacatcagaagattcacacaggggagaagccatatccatgtccagaatgtgagaaatgttttattcagaaatcacatcttgttcaacatcaaagaactcacacagggaagaagccattttcatgcccagaatgtgggaaatgttttgctgagAAATCAATTCTTGTTGAACATtatagaattcacacaggggagaagccatattcatgcttagAATGTTGGAAATGTTTTGCTGAGAAATCACATCTTGCTGAACATtataaaattcacacaggagtgaagccatattcatgcccagaatgtgggaaatgtttttctcagAAATCAACTCTTGTAGAACATCAAAAGTTTCACCCACGGGGGAAGTcacattcatgcccagaatgtgggaaatcttttacctataaatcagaacttgttagacatgaaagaactcacacaggggagaagccatattcatgcccagagtgcgggaaatgttttgctcagaaatcacatcttgttgaacatctaagaattcacacaggagagaagctgatgtAAGTGGATTTTCAACCTGAAGTCATTGACCCGTCTAGGTAGTAACATGGAACTTAcattcactgtttttttttttagcttaaattATTTAATTTAATGTTAAAGTTCTGATTAAGGCCGATCTCTAATTTGTTTGCCATTACATAATGGACCGAGGTTATTTTTATCCGGGATACCTATAATGGCAACTTAGTTACATTCAGCTGTCGCTTCTTGGGACTGATTTTCttgtaatttttgttttttattaggaAATCATGTATAATGATCAAAGGGAATaatgtctattatatctatatttcATATCATGCACCCATAGTTCCCACCTCTCAGGTCTCAAataatgtccccccatgtctcaCTCTTCAAGCTCATAAAATGCACTTCTATGTtcccttttatttttcatataataCACCCACAGGTCCGCTCTTGCTCACACATTTTCTCCTCTCCTTCTCAGCAACTTTCTCTGTCTCTATAATGCCGCACTATCTTGTACAATGCAGAATATCCCcacccacacaagagtctgatcacatagTCCTGATGTTATCAGAGGTCGCCCTCACTCACTATTATGCCCTCC carries:
- the LOC142211586 gene encoding uncharacterized protein LOC142211586 → MDYKAEDHGIQQDAYEEHVITPDIPSAVQKKDLSSNSSQSVKQNESCRRGVIYQRTDTGEKIYSCPECGKCFLQKTNFIKHQRIHTGEKRYSCPDCGKCFLQKANFVRHQRIHTGEKPYSCPECGKCFIQKSHLVEHQKIHTGEKPYSCPDCGKCFISKSYLVKHQKIHTGEKPYPCPECEKCFIQKSHLVQHQRTHTGKKPFSCPECGKCFAEKSILVEHYRIHTGEKPYSCLECWKCFAEKSHLAEHYKIHTGVKPYSCPECGKCFSQKSTLVEHQKFHPRGKSHSCPECGKSFTYKSELVRHERTHTGEKPYSCPECGKCFAQKSHLVEHLRIHTGEKLM